A region from the Benincasa hispida cultivar B227 chromosome 12, ASM972705v1, whole genome shotgun sequence genome encodes:
- the LOC120067697 gene encoding uncharacterized protein LOC120067697 — translation MGSGNNDEQVEQLLQAAQDDLMLKLSVDSHMSRVSPNYLDSDLNRRFQALRSRPSSTAAVPRNPRPPQPHIQSDSSSRPLSIENLVVDGESQSILGDDLAARFAALKASLPSSTRPPPSSIPNDVDSEDEEDEVEKLIQWAKDAARLDPSPPSEEDEDDEEEDFTSSDEDVDDRRKERRKKRPDER, via the coding sequence ATGGGAAGTGGCAACAACGATGAACAAGTCGAGCAATTGCTACAAGCAGCTCAGGACGATCTGATGCTGAAATTGAGCGTCGATTCACACATGTCCCGTGTATCCCCGAACTATCTAGATTCCGATCTCAATCGCCGTTTCCAAGCCCTAAGATCGCGACCTTCCTCCACCGCCGCCGTTCCGCGCAATCCTCGCCCTCCTCAGCCGCATATTCAATCCGATTCCTCGTCCCGGCCGCTATCGATCGAAAATCTTGTCGTCGATGGCGAATCTCAGTCGATTCTCGGTGACGATCTCGCTGCTAGATTCGCTGCTCTAAAGGCGTCTTTGCCTTCCTCGACCAGACCGCCTCCGTCGTCGATACCGAACGATGTTGATAGCGAGGACGAAGAGGATGAGGTTGAGAAGCTGATTCAATGGGCTAAGGATGCTGCTCGACTCGATCCTTCGCCTCCATCTGAGGAAGACGAAGACGATGAGGAAGAGGATTTCACTAGTTCCGATGAAGATGTCGACGATCGGAGAAAAGAGCGTCGGAAAAAAAGGCCGGATGAGCGTTGA
- the LOC120068524 gene encoding calumenin-like: MSKVSILIYITVSILLLLLVSHSPNKTPNHRHRRLKLRSNFTFAPSHHHHEPVPFDPLVADIERRREDRQWEKQYVEQHYPKMAARLMEPAPGEESQPEWEDFADAEDYLNDDNRFNVTDRLTLLFPKIDVHPVDGFVTVDELTEWNLQQAQRETLHRTQRELETHDKNHDGVVSFSEYEPPSWVRNSDNNSFGYDMGWWKFEHFNASDVDGDGLLNLTEFNDFLHPADSKNPKLLHWLCEEEIRERDSDKDGKINFNEFFHGLFDMVRNYDENHNSSHHSEESRDGLARNLFAVLDKDNDGHLSDEELLPIIGKIHPSEHYYAKQQAEYIIQQADADKDGRLTLTEMIDHPYVFYSAIFNEDDEDDYDFHDEFR, from the exons atgaGCAAAGTTTCCATTCTCATTTACATTACAGTAtccattcttcttctccttctcgtTTCTCACTCCCCTAATAAAACCCCTAATCACCGCCATCGCCGCCTCAAGCTTCGCTCCAATTTCACTTTTGCCCCTTCCCACCACCATCACGAACCTGTGCCGTTTGACCCTCTTGTCGCTGACATTGAGCGCCGCCGTGAAGACCGGCAATGGGAGAAGCAATATGTAGAACAACATTATCCGAAGATGGCGGCGCGTTTGATGGAACCGGCACCTGGCGAAGAATCGCAACCCGAGTGGGAGGATTTCGCGGATGCTGAGGATTATCTTAATGATGATAATAGGTTTAATGTGACTGATCGGCTCACGTTGCTGTTCCCGAAGATTGATGTTCACCCAGTTGATGGATTTGTCACTGTGGATGAATTGACTGAATGGAATTTGCAGCAGGCTCAGAGGGAAACTTTGCATAGGACTCAAAGGGAGTTGGAGACACATGATAAGAATCATGATGGGGTTGTTTCGTTTTCAGAGTACGAGCCTCCCAGTTGGGTTCGCAATTCAG ATAATAATTCCTTTGGCTACGATATGGGTTGGTggaaatttgaacattttaacgCGTCAGATGTGGATGGAGATGGCCTTTTGAATTTGACCGAGTTCAACGA CTTTCTGCACCCAGCTGACAGCAAAAATCCAAAGCTACTTCATTGGCTATGTGAGGAAGAAATACG GGAGAGAGATTCAGACAAGGATGGAAAGATTAACTTCAACGAGTTTTTCCATGGACTTTTTGACATGGTGAGAAATTATGATGAGAATCACAATTCTTCACATCATTCTGAAGAATCCAGAGACGGCCTTGCTAGAAACTTGTTTGCGGTGCTAGATAAAGATAATGACGG TCACCTGTCTGATGAAGAGCTGTTACCtataattggaaaaatccacccATCAGAGCATTACTACGCAAAACAACAAGCAGAATATATCATACAGCAG GCGGATGCAGATAAAGATGGACGCCTCACCTTGACAGAAATGATCGATCATCCTTACGTATTTTACAGTGCCATTTTCAACGAAGACGACGAGGATGATTATGATTTCCACGACGAGTTTCGTTAA